The Methylomusa anaerophila genome has a segment encoding these proteins:
- a CDS encoding PAS domain-containing sensor histidine kinase, which produces MLFINCRKVFSVSWSIPNGLIARFCTLLLLILLIIGLMQTGDSLAAESPPAGKVLFNGDYPIQFKVPLEWELHRWQILGVLVLVLLETFLVFQLLASRRQRQRAEKELRQLNVQLENKVRDRMSELQDINATLEEEIAERQATEEELRATYDALTASQGRYQGLFDHMQNPFTLKKVIIDDHGRPADLEYVEVNPMFQRMIGRKAGNIVGKRFKEVYPALTEKPFDWIQELGEVALNGQPKNFEAYFGISRRWYQFSAYSPEQGSIALISTDITAGKQAEQQLQYLNEQLKSKMQELQDINATLEEEISERQTAQEALVASRDSLLVREAQLKHYASELVDTNKELRDFANIVAHDFRTPMVNLKGFAQELDHTLADLRQIIQDQAAYFPDEVSQKVDELLDRDVPEALTYIHSSVDRLDRMVATLLKLAQVGRREMSYQQVDMRELVGNVMQSFDRQITHNGIQTQVGTLPQIETDQLALEQIIGNLLDNAIKYLEPGRPGRIEISCIDNGDEYLFCIEDNGRGIAAMDCEKIFDIFRRSGKQDMPGEGMGLAYVRTLIRQLGGKVWCKSELGIGTKMNFTIPKRHYNDNLTNSAVVI; this is translated from the coding sequence ATGTTGTTTATCAACTGCCGTAAAGTCTTCAGCGTATCGTGGTCCATACCCAATGGGTTGATTGCAAGGTTTTGCACCTTGCTTTTATTGATTTTGCTTATAATCGGGCTTATGCAAACGGGTGATTCCCTGGCGGCAGAATCTCCGCCTGCCGGGAAGGTGCTTTTTAATGGGGACTACCCTATTCAGTTCAAGGTACCCTTGGAATGGGAGTTACACCGGTGGCAAATTCTCGGCGTGCTTGTCCTGGTACTGCTGGAGACATTTCTGGTTTTTCAACTATTGGCAAGCCGTCGCCAGCGCCAAAGGGCGGAAAAGGAACTCCGCCAATTGAATGTTCAATTGGAAAATAAGGTGCGGGACCGGATGAGCGAACTGCAGGATATCAATGCCACGCTGGAAGAGGAAATTGCCGAACGGCAGGCGACAGAGGAGGAGTTGCGTGCGACCTACGATGCGCTTACGGCTAGCCAGGGCCGTTATCAAGGTCTGTTTGATCACATGCAGAACCCATTTACCTTGAAAAAGGTTATTATTGATGATCATGGACGACCGGCCGATCTCGAGTATGTGGAAGTTAACCCAATGTTTCAAAGGATGATTGGCCGCAAGGCCGGCAATATTGTGGGCAAACGGTTCAAAGAGGTGTACCCTGCCCTCACCGAGAAACCCTTCGACTGGATTCAGGAACTGGGCGAAGTCGCGCTCAACGGTCAGCCGAAAAATTTCGAAGCCTATTTCGGAATTAGCCGCAGATGGTATCAGTTTTCCGCCTATAGTCCGGAGCAAGGATCTATTGCCCTCATTTCCACCGATATCACAGCGGGAAAACAAGCAGAGCAACAATTGCAATATCTGAATGAACAGTTAAAAAGTAAAATGCAGGAACTGCAGGATATTAACGCCACGCTGGAAGAGGAAATCAGCGAACGGCAGACTGCCCAGGAAGCGCTTGTGGCCAGCCGGGACTCACTCCTAGTGAGGGAGGCCCAACTGAAACATTACGCTTCCGAATTGGTTGACACCAATAAAGAGCTCAGGGATTTTGCCAATATCGTGGCCCATGATTTCCGAACACCCATGGTCAACCTGAAAGGTTTTGCCCAGGAACTCGACCATACTTTGGCCGATCTGAGACAAATTATCCAAGATCAGGCAGCGTACTTTCCAGACGAAGTTTCCCAAAAAGTGGATGAACTGCTGGACAGGGATGTGCCTGAGGCCCTTACCTATATTCACTCTTCTGTCGACCGGCTGGACAGAATGGTTGCCACTCTCTTAAAGCTGGCCCAGGTTGGCCGCCGCGAAATGTCCTATCAACAAGTTGATATGCGTGAACTGGTCGGCAATGTCATGCAGTCTTTCGATCGTCAGATTACACACAATGGCATTCAAACCCAGGTTGGGACGTTACCTCAAATCGAAACCGATCAACTGGCCCTGGAGCAGATAATCGGCAACTTACTGGATAACGCCATAAAATACCTGGAACCCGGCCGGCCAGGCAGGATTGAAATATCTTGCATTGATAACGGTGATGAATATCTGTTTTGCATCGAAGATAATGGGCGGGGCATCGCCGCGATGGATTGTGAGAAAATTTTTGATATTTTTCGGCGGTCAGGAAAACAAGACATGCCGGGGGAAGGTATGGGCCTGGCGTATGTCAGGACTCTGATCCGGCAACTGGGTGGCAAGGTGTGGTGCAAATCAGAACTTGGGATTGGGACCAAGATGAATTTTACCATTCCTAAAAGGCATTATAACGATAATTTGACTAACTCCGCCGTCGTCATTTAG
- a CDS encoding response regulator, producing MLRTKKILLVEDDPGHTRLIEKNLRRAGIANDIVFFDNGQSLLDYLSTPVCEQGTQECLLMLLDLNLPVFDGYQVLQRIKADQRTKKIPIIVLTTTDIPQDVERCYDLGCNLFITKPIQYEEFSTAIRNLGLLLSVVKIPSAQ from the coding sequence ATGTTGCGGACCAAAAAAATATTGCTGGTGGAAGACGACCCTGGCCATACCCGTTTAATTGAAAAGAACCTGCGCCGTGCCGGGATTGCAAATGATATCGTTTTTTTTGATAATGGACAGAGCCTGCTTGATTATCTGAGCACTCCTGTTTGTGAACAGGGAACGCAAGAATGCCTGCTAATGCTGCTGGACTTGAATCTGCCGGTTTTTGACGGCTACCAAGTGCTGCAACGAATCAAAGCCGACCAGCGGACCAAGAAAATTCCGATAATTGTCCTGACTACTACCGATATTCCCCAGGATGTAGAACGCTGTTACGACCTGGGCTGCAATTTGTTTATTACCAAACCAATTCAGTATGAGGAATTCAGTACGGCTATCCGGAATCTGGGCTTGCTGCTGTCCGTTGTAAAAATCCCTTCTGCCCAGTGA
- a CDS encoding P-II family nitrogen regulator, protein MKMIRAIVRPEKSETVAEKLAETGLVSMTKMHVFGRGKGKGLQVGDIRYDELPKVMLLMVVPDEAVEKAVDIIIETGKTGYVGDGKIFISPVEAAYTVRTGEAGL, encoded by the coding sequence ATGAAAATGATTCGAGCTATTGTCAGACCGGAAAAAAGTGAAACTGTTGCTGAAAAATTGGCTGAAACCGGCCTGGTATCCATGACCAAGATGCATGTATTTGGCCGGGGTAAGGGCAAGGGTTTGCAAGTTGGAGATATTCGTTATGACGAGCTTCCCAAGGTTATGCTGCTCATGGTTGTTCCCGACGAAGCGGTAGAAAAGGCCGTGGACATTATTATTGAAACCGGCAAGACCGGTTACGTCGGTGACGGAAAAATTTTCATCTCCCCGGTAGAGGCGGCTTATACAGTACGAACCGGCGAAGCCGGGTTGTAA
- a CDS encoding P-II family nitrogen regulator, which yields MKEIIAFVRRHQVPASKKALEEAGFSALTLHSVEGRGKQKGVGGWAAEVDPEMNKLLKYETPVPEATMKWIPKRMLSLIVKDEDVEKAVSALIKANQTGHIGDGKIFVCPLEEIVRVRTGETGPRAVS from the coding sequence ATGAAGGAAATTATCGCTTTTGTTAGACGCCATCAGGTTCCGGCTTCCAAAAAAGCGCTGGAGGAGGCGGGATTCAGCGCTCTCACCCTGCACAGCGTTGAAGGCCGCGGTAAGCAAAAGGGCGTAGGCGGCTGGGCGGCAGAAGTAGATCCCGAGATGAACAAGCTGCTAAAATATGAAACTCCGGTGCCGGAAGCTACAATGAAGTGGATTCCCAAACGGATGCTGAGCCTGATTGTCAAGGACGAGGATGTTGAAAAGGCTGTAAGTGCCTTAATTAAGGCCAATCAAACAGGACACATCGGCGACGGTAAAATTTTTGTTTGCCCGCTGGAGGAGATTGTAAGGGTTAGAACCGGTGAGACCGGTCCCCGGGCTGTTTCCTAA
- the nifH gene encoding nitrogenase iron protein, with protein MRQIAIYGKGGIGKSTTTQNTVAALAEMGKKVMIVGCDPKADATRLILNIKAQTTVMDLARERGTVEDLELNDVLYTGFGNVRCAESGGPEPGVGCAGRGVITAINFLEEQGAYTPDLDYVFYDVLGDVVCGGFAMPIRENKAQEIYIVCSGEMMAMYAANNIAKGILKYATSGKVRMGGLICNSRKTDKEYELIDALAKRLNTQMIHFIPRDNEVQRAELRRMTVIQYNDKHAQADEYRALARKMDANTNMVVPTPLTMDELEELLMEYGILEDEATAAAKLG; from the coding sequence ATGAGACAGATTGCTATTTACGGAAAAGGCGGTATCGGCAAGTCCACTACCACTCAAAATACGGTGGCAGCTTTAGCCGAAATGGGTAAAAAGGTCATGATCGTCGGCTGCGACCCCAAAGCTGACGCTACGAGACTTATTCTTAACATCAAGGCCCAGACCACGGTTATGGATTTGGCCAGGGAAAGAGGCACGGTGGAAGACCTGGAACTGAATGACGTTTTGTATACGGGATTTGGTAATGTTCGCTGCGCCGAATCAGGCGGTCCTGAGCCGGGCGTTGGCTGCGCCGGACGCGGTGTTATCACCGCCATCAACTTTTTGGAAGAGCAGGGCGCTTATACCCCGGATCTGGATTACGTCTTTTACGACGTATTGGGCGACGTAGTTTGCGGTGGTTTCGCCATGCCGATCCGGGAGAATAAAGCCCAGGAAATTTACATTGTTTGTTCCGGCGAGATGATGGCCATGTACGCGGCCAACAACATTGCCAAAGGCATTTTGAAATACGCCACATCCGGCAAGGTTCGCATGGGGGGACTCATTTGCAACAGCCGGAAAACCGACAAAGAGTATGAGTTAATCGACGCGCTTGCCAAACGTCTCAACACCCAGATGATTCACTTTATTCCCCGCGACAACGAGGTACAGCGGGCGGAACTTCGCCGGATGACCGTTATCCAGTATAACGATAAACATGCGCAGGCGGACGAATACCGCGCTCTGGCCAGAAAAATGGACGCCAACACCAACATGGTTGTTCCGACCCCGTTGACCATGGACGAACTGGAAGAACTCCTGATGGAGTATGGCATCCTGGAAGACGAAGCGACGGCAGCCGCCAAGCTGGGGTAA
- the nifD gene encoding nitrogenase molybdenum-iron protein alpha chain, whose translation MGEKPNASMVEEILSVYPEKAKKLRAKHIVVKEEGSTCAIKSNIKCIPGLMTARGCAYAGAKGVVWGPLRDMIHISHGPVGCGYYSWGGRRNLTSGKLGVETFSLMQFTSDFSEGDIVYGGDKKLAKVLKEAKELFPTVQGFSICSECPVGLIGDDIESVARNMTKELELPIVPVRCEGFRGISQSLGHHIANDAVRDHLLGKRERPEEVGPYDVSLIGDYNIGGDVWASKKILEEMGLRVRNVWTGDGTTEGMMAAHQVKLNLIHCYRSMNYICRHMEETYGIPWLEFNFFGPSKIKESIRKIAAQFDETIQQKGEEVIAKYDPLMQKVLDQYRPRLEGKRVMLYVGGLRPRHTIGAYEDLGMEVVGTGYEFAHKDDYDRTFPQMKEGTVIYDDATEHELDEFVNRIRPDLVGSGIKEKYVFEKMGVPFRQMHSWDYSGPYHGYDGFPIFARDMDMAINSPARGLTQAPWKKDKEVR comes from the coding sequence GTGGGAGAAAAACCTAACGCTTCCATGGTCGAAGAAATATTATCGGTTTATCCGGAAAAGGCCAAAAAACTAAGAGCTAAACACATCGTTGTCAAAGAAGAGGGCTCTACCTGCGCCATCAAGTCCAACATAAAATGCATACCAGGACTTATGACAGCCCGCGGTTGCGCTTATGCCGGCGCCAAAGGCGTTGTTTGGGGACCCTTAAGAGACATGATTCATATTTCTCACGGTCCTGTCGGTTGCGGCTATTACTCCTGGGGAGGCCGGCGCAACCTGACTTCAGGCAAATTAGGCGTCGAGACTTTTTCGCTGATGCAGTTTACTTCCGACTTTTCCGAAGGCGACATCGTTTACGGCGGTGATAAGAAGCTGGCCAAGGTTCTCAAAGAAGCCAAAGAACTGTTCCCCACCGTCCAGGGCTTTTCCATCTGCTCCGAGTGCCCGGTCGGTTTAATCGGGGATGATATCGAGAGCGTAGCCAGAAATATGACCAAAGAACTGGAACTTCCCATTGTCCCGGTTCGCTGTGAAGGTTTCCGCGGCATCAGCCAGTCCTTAGGCCACCATATCGCCAACGACGCCGTCCGGGACCACCTGTTGGGGAAAAGGGAACGGCCGGAGGAGGTAGGACCGTATGATGTATCTCTTATCGGTGACTACAACATCGGCGGTGACGTCTGGGCCTCCAAAAAAATCCTGGAAGAGATGGGACTAAGGGTCCGCAATGTCTGGACGGGCGACGGCACCACCGAAGGGATGATGGCCGCCCATCAGGTCAAGTTGAACCTGATTCACTGCTACCGCAGCATGAACTACATCTGCCGGCACATGGAAGAAACCTACGGTATTCCTTGGCTGGAGTTCAACTTCTTCGGGCCGAGCAAGATTAAGGAATCCATCCGCAAAATCGCCGCTCAGTTCGACGAAACCATCCAGCAGAAGGGCGAGGAAGTCATCGCTAAGTATGACCCGCTGATGCAGAAAGTCCTCGATCAATACCGTCCCCGCCTGGAAGGCAAGCGAGTCATGCTTTATGTCGGCGGTTTGCGTCCCCGCCACACCATAGGCGCTTACGAGGACCTGGGCATGGAAGTCGTCGGCACAGGCTACGAATTTGCCCACAAGGATGACTATGACCGGACCTTCCCCCAAATGAAAGAGGGAACCGTTATCTATGATGACGCTACCGAACATGAATTGGATGAATTCGTTAACCGCATACGGCCCGACCTTGTCGGCTCAGGGATCAAGGAAAAGTATGTTTTTGAAAAAATGGGCGTTCCCTTCCGCCAGATGCACTCCTGGGACTACTCGGGACCATACCATGGTTATGACGGTTTCCCCATCTTCGCCCGCGATATGGACATGGCTATCAACAGCCCGGCCAGGGGCCTCACGCAAGCGCCCTGGAAAAAAGACAAGGAGGTGCGCTAA
- the nifK gene encoding nitrogenase molybdenum-iron protein subunit beta: MSTANNCAQSVQSVLDWMATEEYKEKNFAREALVINPARTCQPFGAMLCALGIEGCLPFLHGSQGCAAYFRSCLTRHVREPVPMVSDSMTEDAAVFGGQANLIEGLKNAYATYKPSIIGMFSSCMAEVIGDDMKSFIGNARNQGAIPEDFPIAYANTPSFVGSHITGFDNMLKGLLQSLADTRHGKWTNGRLYVVPGFDLYPANLREYRRLITAMGIYMTVLPDFTEALDSPNTGEYKMYQPGTSMAELADALNASGFIFLQKYSTAGTQKFVKNVQKITSEAVTMPVGIRNTDAFLMTLQAMTGKSIPAEIEKERGRAVDAAIDAHQYIHGKRFALYGDPDLLLGLVGFLLDMGGIPVHILCSNGNEPFRKEMEALLASSSFGSEGRVYNGKDLWHLRSLLLTEPVDMLIGDTHGKTVAKDANIPLARIGYYLPDRVHLHRQPIVGYQGAINLITMIANLFIDEYDRNCPEERFEFLR, translated from the coding sequence ATGAGCACGGCAAATAACTGCGCCCAGTCCGTCCAATCCGTATTAGACTGGATGGCCACAGAAGAATACAAAGAAAAGAACTTTGCCCGGGAAGCCCTGGTCATCAACCCGGCCAGGACCTGCCAGCCCTTTGGCGCTATGCTCTGCGCCCTGGGAATTGAGGGTTGCCTGCCTTTTCTCCACGGGTCCCAGGGTTGCGCCGCTTATTTCCGTTCCTGCCTGACCCGGCATGTCCGGGAGCCTGTCCCGATGGTATCCGACTCCATGACCGAGGACGCCGCCGTGTTCGGCGGTCAGGCCAACCTGATCGAAGGCTTGAAAAACGCCTATGCCACCTATAAACCGTCGATAATCGGCATGTTTTCCAGTTGTATGGCGGAAGTTATCGGCGACGATATGAAATCATTTATTGGCAACGCGCGTAATCAGGGCGCCATACCGGAAGACTTTCCCATCGCCTATGCCAATACCCCAAGTTTCGTGGGTTCACACATCACCGGTTTTGATAACATGCTCAAAGGCCTGCTCCAGTCCCTGGCCGATACCCGGCATGGCAAATGGACCAACGGCCGCTTGTATGTGGTTCCCGGCTTTGACCTTTACCCGGCCAATCTGCGGGAATACCGCCGCCTGATCACCGCCATGGGCATCTACATGACCGTGCTGCCTGACTTCACTGAAGCCCTGGATTCACCCAATACCGGCGAGTACAAAATGTACCAGCCCGGCACGTCCATGGCCGAATTGGCCGATGCCCTGAATGCCTCCGGCTTCATCTTCCTGCAGAAATACTCTACCGCCGGTACCCAGAAATTTGTCAAAAACGTGCAAAAGATCACTTCCGAGGCGGTAACCATGCCTGTCGGCATCCGCAACACCGACGCTTTCCTCATGACTTTGCAGGCGATGACCGGCAAGTCGATCCCGGCCGAAATAGAAAAAGAGCGGGGCCGGGCGGTGGACGCGGCTATCGACGCTCACCAATATATTCACGGCAAGCGCTTCGCCCTGTACGGCGACCCGGATTTGCTCCTCGGTCTCGTCGGCTTCCTGCTGGACATGGGCGGTATCCCGGTTCATATCCTCTGCAGCAACGGCAACGAGCCTTTCCGCAAAGAAATGGAAGCACTGCTGGCATCCAGCTCCTTTGGCAGCGAGGGCAGGGTATACAACGGTAAAGACCTCTGGCACCTGCGTTCTCTGCTGCTCACCGAGCCGGTGGATATGCTGATCGGTGATACTCACGGCAAGACCGTTGCCAAAGACGCCAATATTCCGCTGGCCCGCATCGGCTATTACCTGCCCGACCGCGTGCATCTGCACCGCCAGCCCATCGTCGGCTATCAAGGCGCCATCAACCTGATAACCATGATCGCCAACCTATTTATCGATGAATATGACCGCAATTGTCCTGAGGAGCGCTTTGAATTCCTGCGATAA
- the nifX gene encoding nitrogen fixation protein NifX, with the protein MRIAFATLGQDRIDAHFGEAPAFATYDVTPDNVRFIGMIYLPEQFAEDDKVESRAEMLRECAVVYCTQIGGPAAARLIQQNIHPLKVSEGTSIEGELQRFQTMLKGNPPPWLRKRLAEERESNDKQGG; encoded by the coding sequence ATGCGTATCGCCTTTGCTACTCTGGGTCAGGACAGGATTGACGCCCACTTTGGCGAGGCTCCTGCCTTTGCCACCTATGATGTTACCCCTGATAATGTCAGATTTATCGGTATGATCTACCTCCCGGAGCAGTTTGCTGAAGACGATAAGGTTGAAAGCCGGGCCGAGATGCTGCGGGAATGTGCCGTGGTTTATTGCACGCAAATCGGCGGGCCGGCGGCTGCCCGGCTGATCCAGCAGAATATTCATCCGCTTAAGGTGAGCGAAGGGACCTCTATCGAAGGCGAACTGCAGCGCTTTCAAACAATGCTGAAAGGCAATCCGCCGCCATGGTTGCGCAAACGGTTAGCTGAAGAAAGAGAAAGCAATGATAAGCAAGGAGGATAA
- the fdxB gene encoding ferredoxin III, nif-specific, translating into MSVYKGLNYGGTEWIPKFVTSIDPEKCIGCGRCVKVCSQGVLGFGNKDDDEDADRMQANIARKERCIGCRACALTCVKKAYSHEPKAV; encoded by the coding sequence ATGTCGGTGTACAAAGGATTAAACTACGGTGGAACGGAATGGATTCCCAAATTTGTCACAAGTATTGATCCGGAAAAATGTATTGGCTGCGGCCGCTGCGTCAAGGTATGCTCCCAGGGAGTGCTGGGTTTCGGCAACAAAGATGACGATGAGGACGCGGACCGGATGCAGGCAAACATCGCCAGAAAGGAAAGATGCATTGGTTGCCGGGCGTGTGCCCTGACCTGTGTCAAAAAAGCCTACAGCCACGAGCCTAAAGCGGTATAA
- the nifE gene encoding nitrogenase iron-molybdenum cofactor biosynthesis protein NifE, with translation MMQGTGRPDPAIEERKDSIQTKGKQKQQLKCDTESVAGCVSQRACVYCGARVVLNPVTDAIHLVHGPIGCASYTWDIRGSLSSNSDLYRFSFSTDLQELDVVFGGEKKLTRAIDDLVAKYHPKLVFVYSTCIVGVIGDDLEAVCKAAAQKYGIEVIPVQSSGFIGNKSAGYRAACDALLKLIKPAENEKIQKNNTINYLGDFNLAGEVWIIRNYLKRMGLELNVAFTGDSNYETLKTATKASLNIVQCAGSMIYLANQMKDLYDIPYLNVSFLGLEDTSDSLRRIAKTYNDLDIMRRTEELIKAETAAVAGDIRSYREKFMGKKAAIYVGGGFKAISLIKQFREIGIDVVMIGTQTGRKEEYDTINDLVDDGTVILDDANPSELEKFMVEKGAHLLVGGVKERPLAYKLGMAFIDHNHDRKHPLSGYVGAVNFAREVYSTVCSPVWKYTGSMGGGDLYGQKDRLISQCQ, from the coding sequence ATGATGCAAGGAACTGGACGGCCCGATCCGGCCATTGAAGAAAGAAAAGATTCCATCCAAACCAAAGGCAAACAAAAACAACAGCTGAAATGCGACACCGAAAGCGTCGCCGGCTGTGTCAGCCAGCGGGCTTGCGTTTATTGCGGCGCCAGGGTTGTTCTAAACCCTGTCACCGACGCCATCCATTTGGTGCACGGACCTATCGGCTGTGCCAGTTATACCTGGGACATCCGGGGCAGCCTGAGCAGTAACTCGGACCTTTACCGCTTCAGCTTCTCCACCGACTTGCAGGAATTAGACGTGGTTTTCGGCGGGGAAAAGAAATTGACCAGGGCCATTGACGACCTGGTTGCCAAGTATCACCCCAAATTGGTTTTTGTTTACTCCACTTGCATCGTCGGCGTGATTGGCGACGATCTGGAGGCAGTTTGTAAAGCTGCCGCTCAAAAATACGGAATCGAAGTGATCCCAGTACAATCCAGCGGCTTTATCGGCAATAAATCGGCCGGCTACCGAGCCGCCTGCGATGCTCTGTTGAAATTGATCAAACCGGCTGAAAACGAAAAAATCCAAAAGAATAATACCATTAATTATTTAGGAGACTTCAATCTGGCCGGCGAGGTCTGGATTATTAGGAATTACCTGAAACGGATGGGCCTCGAACTCAATGTGGCCTTCACCGGGGACTCCAACTACGAAACTTTGAAAACAGCGACCAAGGCGTCCTTAAATATCGTACAATGCGCCGGATCGATGATATATTTAGCCAACCAGATGAAGGACCTTTATGACATTCCCTATCTCAACGTCTCCTTCTTAGGCCTGGAAGACACTTCAGACTCCTTGCGCCGGATTGCCAAAACCTATAACGACCTTGATATAATGCGCCGGACGGAAGAGTTAATTAAAGCCGAAACAGCGGCAGTGGCCGGCGACATCCGGTCCTACCGGGAAAAATTCATGGGTAAAAAGGCTGCCATATATGTAGGCGGGGGCTTTAAAGCCATTTCCCTGATTAAGCAGTTCCGGGAAATCGGTATCGATGTGGTCATGATCGGAACCCAGACCGGCCGTAAGGAAGAATATGACACCATCAACGACTTGGTGGATGACGGCACCGTGATTCTGGATGACGCCAATCCATCGGAACTGGAAAAATTCATGGTGGAAAAAGGCGCTCACCTCCTGGTGGGCGGGGTGAAGGAGCGGCCGCTGGCTTATAAGCTGGGGATGGCCTTTATTGATCATAACCATGATCGCAAGCACCCCTTAAGCGGTTATGTGGGAGCCGTTAACTTCGCCCGGGAAGTATATTCCACCGTTTGCTCCCCGGTTTGGAAATATACCGGCAGCATGGGAGGAGGGGATTTATATGGCCAAAAAGACCGCCTCATATCGCAATGTCAATGA
- a CDS encoding nitrogenase component 1, protein MAKKTASYRNVNENPCNMCMPMGGILPLKGVEQAMVIIHGSQGCSTYMRRHIAEHFNEPIDVASSSMNEKGTVYGGENNLKKGLDNLIKLYNPKLIGVLTTCLAETIGEDIDRITTDYLLERGLDLPIVTVPTPGYGGTHTEGYFLAVKKIVEKLARPTERHAKINILVPNISPADIREIKRILALMGAEYTLCPDFSDTLDRPYAKPYKKVPDGGTRIEDIAAMPGAPATVEIGVAIDDRSSAGKYLADKFGVSLYQVPIPTGIENTDIFVNTLQKITGRDIPASLVMERGRLLDCMIDSHKYNFQGRSVIFGEPDQVYANTCTCMENGIYPVVVATGSNNEKLAALFDELFEQCPHEVKYLNQTDFAHIRAESARLKANVAIGHSDGRYLTEREGIPLIRAGFPIHDRVGGQRLLSVGYTGTTMFLDRITNTLLENKYRHYRSTMYEKFYQGSDDSNDSNDNVAGLREGRGEENELFCPPKQQ, encoded by the coding sequence ATGGCCAAAAAGACCGCCTCATATCGCAATGTCAATGAGAACCCCTGTAATATGTGCATGCCCATGGGCGGCATCCTGCCCCTCAAGGGAGTGGAGCAGGCCATGGTAATCATCCACGGATCCCAGGGCTGCAGCACCTATATGCGCCGGCATATTGCCGAGCATTTCAACGAACCCATTGACGTGGCTTCCTCCTCGATGAACGAAAAAGGAACGGTCTACGGGGGCGAAAATAATCTTAAAAAAGGTCTTGATAACTTAATCAAGTTATATAATCCTAAGTTGATCGGGGTCCTGACCACCTGTCTGGCGGAAACCATCGGCGAAGATATCGACCGGATAACTACTGACTATTTGCTGGAAAGAGGGCTTGACCTGCCAATCGTGACCGTACCTACTCCCGGTTATGGTGGTACTCATACCGAAGGCTACTTCCTGGCAGTTAAAAAAATAGTGGAAAAACTGGCCCGGCCAACCGAACGGCATGCCAAAATTAATATTCTTGTTCCGAATATCAGCCCTGCCGATATCCGGGAGATCAAAAGAATTCTGGCGTTAATGGGCGCTGAATACACTCTTTGCCCGGATTTCTCCGATACCCTGGACCGCCCCTATGCCAAACCTTACAAAAAGGTGCCGGATGGGGGAACCAGGATTGAGGATATCGCCGCCATGCCCGGTGCGCCGGCTACTGTAGAGATCGGGGTTGCCATAGACGACCGCAGTTCAGCCGGTAAGTACCTGGCGGACAAATTCGGGGTATCCCTGTATCAGGTACCCATACCCACCGGGATCGAGAATACCGACATTTTTGTGAATACCTTACAAAAAATTACCGGCCGGGATATCCCGGCGAGCCTGGTCATGGAAAGAGGCAGGCTGCTGGACTGCATGATCGATTCCCATAAGTATAACTTCCAGGGCCGCAGCGTAATTTTTGGTGAACCGGATCAGGTTTATGCCAATACCTGTACCTGTATGGAGAACGGAATTTATCCGGTGGTGGTGGCAACCGGCAGCAATAACGAGAAATTGGCGGCCCTTTTCGACGAACTTTTTGAACAGTGCCCGCACGAAGTTAAATACTTAAATCAAACCGATTTTGCCCATATCCGGGCTGAAAGCGCCAGGCTTAAGGCCAATGTGGCCATCGGCCACTCGGATGGCCGTTATTTGACGGAAAGAGAAGGGATTCCCCTGATCCGGGCAGGTTTTCCCATTCACGACCGGGTAGGGGGGCAGCGATTGCTGTCGGTGGGCTATACCGGTACCACCATGTTCCTGGATCGCATAACCAATACTTTGCTGGAAAACAAATACCGGCATTACCGCAGCACCATGTACGAGAAGTTCTATCAAGGCAGTGACGACAGCAATGACAGCAATGACAATGTTGCCGGTCTACGGGAAGGGCGAGGTGAAGAAAATGAACTGTTCTGCCCACCAAAGCAGCAATAA